A window of the Branchiostoma lanceolatum isolate klBraLanc5 chromosome 13, klBraLanc5.hap2, whole genome shotgun sequence genome harbors these coding sequences:
- the LOC136446800 gene encoding zinc finger protein 493-like produces MATNINMDDVGLDLFGHSFDDPTNNVQTHAGERPYLETHTGEEPYMQTHAGEEPSMETHTGENIEETDTDEKPFMCGKCNMRFSELGDLGSHVQTHCSKKANKQTRTGEKPRLETHTGQKPNKQSHAGEKPWMQTHTGEKPRIQTHAGEKPSMQTHAGEKPSIQTHTGEKPSIQTHTGEKPSMQTHAGERSYMQADTSERSHMQTHAGEKPSMQTHAGERSYTFSCEEGSRQFIRQDHLKTRVQTHTGEKLYIQTHTGDEEPSMQTHSGEGPNMHTYTGEKPNTQTQTGEEPSMETHTGEKPSMQTHTGKNPYMHLHMLPPYNPFRGKVGGELRSRAKADRPPAWHGTTQRNRKTHMQTHTGEKPSMETHTGEKPNTQTQTGEEPNMQTHTGEEPSIETLTGEEPNMETHTGEEPNMQTHTGEEPSMFDQDNQENEPVNRRKRTLRQQHVCEECGKRFNKSDNLKSHMRTHTGEKPYSCQKCNRRLSDGTALRKHMLTHTGEKPYGCEECGKQFALPASLNRHVLTHTGEKPHACEECSAQFSRTDALKKHMQIHTGERQHICRQCGQQFRQLSHLRKHKRTHTAERPGTSEPLSDEELYVCKECGKEFQKPRSLKRHMVTHTGEKPHVCKVCGKGFADKEGLRRHVPIHSEEKPFRCDKCDRRFGTRRNLRRHLLTHGDAQPYRCEVCSKRFVDKRALTLHIRTHTGEKPYKCDECGKQFTQQSSLNVHTKLHTGEKPHACSACDKRYTQLSHLQRHSLTHTKENPDTNEEGTEKKKKIHKCEECGKQFKKRSVLTSHMRVHTGERPFECEECGRRFRDKDSRRRHMFSHSSVKRYMCEQCGKRFNRAQHLSLHMKTHSGVKPHVCPQCGKGFYDGHSLNKHLQIHTDEKPYMCDECGKQFRHQAALRVHKKIHTGEKPHVCLQCGKQFSQLAHLQRHMLTHSDDRPHKCGECGKGCRTMESLRKHMQTHTGEKPYSCDECNGKFSQLNALKRHKFTHTGEKPYSCKSCSKKFSRMDHLKNHRKTCASDSDN; encoded by the coding sequence atggcaacaaataTCAACATGGATGACGTAGGACTGGACTTGTTTGGCCATTCCTTTGACGATCCAACAAACAACGTTCAAACTCACGCTGGTGAGAGACCCTActtggaaactcacactggtgaggagcCCTACATGCAAACTCACGCTGGTGAGGAACCCTccatggaaactcacactggtgagaacaTCGAGGAAACCGACACtgatgagaaacccttcatgtgcgGCAAATGCAACATGAGGTTCAGTGAACTGGGTGATCTGGGTAGTCACGTGCAGACTCACTGCAGTAAGAAAGCTAACAAGCAGACCcgcactggtgagaaaccccgcctggaaactcacactggtcaGAAACCCAACAAACAATCCCatgcaggtgagaaaccctggatgcaaactcacactggtgagaaacccagAATTCAAACTCACGCTGGTGAGAAACCCAGCATGCAAACTCACGCTGGTGAGAAACCCAGCATtcaaactcacactggtgagaaacccagcattcaaactcacactggtgagaaaccctccATGCAAACTCACGCTGGTGAGAGATCCTACATGCAAGCTGACACTAGTGAGAGATCTCACATGCAAACTCacgctggtgagaaaccctcCATGCAGACTCACGCTGGTGAGAGATCCTACACTTTCAGCTGTGAGGAAGGCAGCAGGCAGTTCATCCGACAAGATCATCTCAAGACACGCGtgcagactcacactggtgagaaactctacatacaaactcacactggtgatgAGGAACCCTCCATGCAGACTCACAGTGGTGAGGGACCCAACATGCACACttacactggtgagaaacccaaCACGCAAACTCAAACTGGTGAGGAACCCTccatggaaactcacactggtgagaaacccagCATGCAAACTCACACTGGAAAGAACCCCTACATGCATCTACATATGCTGCCCCCatataaccccttcaggggcaaagtagggggggagttgaggtcccgggctaaggcggacaggcctccagcctggcacggaacgactcaacgaaACCGCAAAACCCACAtgcaaactcacactggtgagaaaccctccatggagactcacactggtgagaaacccaaCACGCAAACTCAAACTGGTGAGGAACCcaacatgcagactcacactggtgaggaacccaGCATAGAAACTCTCACTGGTGAGGAACCCaacatggaaactcacactggtgaggagcccaacatgcagactcacactggtgaggaacccaGCATGTTTGACCAGGATAACCAGGAAAATGAGCCGGTTAATCGGAGGAAAAGAACGCTAAGACAGCAACATGTGTGTGAGGAATGCGGCAAGCGGTTCAACAAATCGGACAACCTGAAGAgccacatgcgcactcacactggtgagaagccctacagctGTCAGAAGTGCAACAGACGCTTGAGTGACGGCACCGCTCTCAGAAAACACATGCTAacccacaccggtgagaaaccctacggctgtgaggagtgcggcaagcAGTTCGCTCTACCCGCCAGTCTCAACAGACACGTGttgactcacactggtgagaaacctcacgcgtgtgaggagtgcagcgcGCAGTTCAGCCGCACCGACgctctgaagaaacacatgcaaatccacactggtgagagacaaCATATTTGTAGACAGTGCGGCCAACAATTCCGCCAACTGAGCCACCTACGGAAGCACAAGAGAACTCACACTGCTGAGAGGCCGGGAACAAGTGAACCTCTTAGTGACGAGGAACTCTACGTCTGTAAAGAGTGCGGGAAGGAGTTCCAGAAACCGCGCAGCCTGAAGAGACACATGgtgactcacactggggagaaaccccaCGTCTGTAAGGTGTGCGGCAAGGGGTTTGCAGACAAGGAGGGCCTGAGGAGACACGTGCCGATCCACTCTGAGGAGAAACCCTTCAGGTGTGACAAGTGCGACAGGAGATTCGGCACGCGCCGCAATCTAAGGAGACATTTGCTCACTCACGGCGACGCGCAGCCCTACCGTTGTGAGGTGTGCAGCAAACGTTTCGTCGATAAGCGCGCTCTGACGTTACACATCCGGACCCACACcggggagaagccctacaagtgcgacgagtgcggcaagcagttcaCTCAACAGTCCAGCCTGAACGTGCACACGAAacttcacactggtgagaaaccgcacGCTTGTTCGGCATGTGACAAGCGGTACACTCAGCTGTCCCACCTGCAGAGACACTCGCTGACTCACACCAAGGAGAATCCAGACACAAATGAAGAGGGCacagagaagaaaaagaaaatccacaagtgtgaggagtgcggcaagcAGTTTAAGAAACGGAGCGTCCTAACGAGCCACATGCGGGTCCACACTGGGGAGAGACCCTTcgagtgtgaggagtgcggcaggcgCTTTAGGGACAAGGACTCCCGTAGGCGACACATGTTTAGTCATAGCAGCGTGAAACGCTACATGTGTGAACAGTGTGGCAAAAGGTTCAACCGCGCGCAGCATCTAAGCCTTCACATGAAAACTCACTCCGGTGTGAAACCACACGTATGCCCGCAGTGCGGCAAAGGGTTTTACGACGGGCACAGTTTAAACAAGCACCTGCAGATTCACACagatgagaaaccctacatgtgtgacgaGTGCGGCAAACAGTTTCGTCACCAGGCCGCCTTAAGAGtgcacaagaaaattcacactggtgagaaaccgcaTGTTTGCCTTCAGTGTGGCAAGCAGTTTAGTCAACTGGCTCACCTACAGAGACACATGTTAACCCACAGCGATGACAGACCTCACAAATGCGGGGAGTGTGGGAAAGGCTGCAGAACGATGGAGTCTCTGAGGAagcacatgcagactcacactggggagaaaccctactcTTGTGACGAGTGTAACGGGAAGTTCAGTCAGCTCAATGCCCTGAAGAGACACAAGTtcacccacactggggagaaaccctacagctgTAAGAGCTGCAGTAAGAAGTTCAGCCGGATGGATCACCTCAAGAACCACAGGAAGACCTGTGCCAGCGATTCAGACAACTAA
- the LOC136446812 gene encoding WW domain binding protein VOPP1-like isoform X1: MSRWYGVLVTILVVLLNEVSSATEYCTGYGHYCESSCFSSKQCRHGQFCCRYMCCQLSLFSYYYTHVWDVWYLWFVVIFVMMACCGGCGYYRRRQHLLQQSRMSPGGAIVYAGALPGDHLSSQTPQHGTSQTQLPEAAAPPPYSEVTTKPDVYPLAPGSFQYGPAYPPPYPVYGASPYPPPYTPSLDDTTRPADAPGDNTPAVPGAVNSAAAATPSNPNMDSSTVAMPISVTPGNPSTTPAVAMPTVSPGNREEHRH; encoded by the exons ATGAGTAGGTGGTATGGAGTCCTGGTGACCATTTTAGTCGTGCTGCTGAATGAA GTGAGCTCAGCAACAGAGTACTGCACCGGCTATGGGCACTA TTGTGAGTCCAGTTGTTTCTCGAGTAAGCAATGTCGGCACGGGCAGTTCTGCTGTCGCTACATGTGCTGCCAGCTCAGTCTGTTCTCCTACTATTACACCCACGTCTGGGACGTCTGGTACCTCTG GTTTGTGGTTATCTTCGTGATGATGGCATGCTGCGGCGGATGTGGCTACTATCGCCGTCGGCAACACCTCCTGCAGCAGTCACGGATGTCGCCAGGGGGCGCTATTGTGTACGCGGGAGCCCTCCCCGGAGATCACCTGTCGTCGCAAACCCCGCAGCATGGAACGTCGCAGACGCAGCTTCCTGAGGCCGCAGCACCCCCGCCATACAGCGAG GTAACCACCAAGCCTGACGTCTACCCCCTGGCGCCGGGCAGCTTCCAGTACGGCCCCGCCTACCCCCCTCCCTACCCTGTGTACGGGGCCTCCCCCTACCCCCCTCCCTATACCCCCTCCCTGGACGACACCACCAGGCCAGCTGATGCACCTGGTGACAACACGCCAGCTGTTCCAGGTGCCGTCAACTCAGCTGCAGCTGCAACACCCAGCAACCCAAATATGGACAGTTCCACCGTTGCCATGCCAATCAGCGTTACCCCCGGCAACCCCAGCACGACCCCCgctgttgccatgccaacggTGTCTCCTGGCAACAGGGAAGAGCACAGGCACTGa
- the LOC136446812 gene encoding WW domain binding protein VOPP1-like isoform X2, with amino-acid sequence MSRWYGVLVTILVVLLNEVSSATEYCTGYGHYCDLEYEYCCGYTCCRYNTPGYGYSVWNLWYFWFVVIFVMMACCGGCGYYRRRQHLLQQSRMSPGGAIVYAGALPGDHLSSQTPQHGTSQTQLPEAAAPPPYSEVTTKPDVYPLAPGSFQYGPAYPPPYPVYGASPYPPPYTPSLDDTTRPADAPGDNTPAVPGAVNSAAAATPSNPNMDSSTVAMPISVTPGNPSTTPAVAMPTVSPGNREEHRH; translated from the exons ATGAGTAGGTGGTATGGAGTCCTGGTGACCATTTTAGTCGTGCTGCTGAATGAA GTGAGCTCAGCAACAGAGTACTGCACCGGCTATGGGCACTA TTGTGACCTAGAGTATGAATACTGCTGCGGATATACATGCTGCCGATATAACACACCCGGATATGGATATAGTGTCTGGAACCTATGGTACTTTTG GTTTGTGGTTATCTTCGTGATGATGGCATGCTGCGGCGGATGTGGCTACTATCGCCGTCGGCAACACCTCCTGCAGCAGTCACGGATGTCGCCAGGGGGCGCTATTGTGTACGCGGGAGCCCTCCCCGGAGATCACCTGTCGTCGCAAACCCCGCAGCATGGAACGTCGCAGACGCAGCTTCCTGAGGCCGCAGCACCCCCGCCATACAGCGAG GTAACCACCAAGCCTGACGTCTACCCCCTGGCGCCGGGCAGCTTCCAGTACGGCCCCGCCTACCCCCCTCCCTACCCTGTGTACGGGGCCTCCCCCTACCCCCCTCCCTATACCCCCTCCCTGGACGACACCACCAGGCCAGCTGATGCACCTGGTGACAACACGCCAGCTGTTCCAGGTGCCGTCAACTCAGCTGCAGCTGCAACACCCAGCAACCCAAATATGGACAGTTCCACCGTTGCCATGCCAATCAGCGTTACCCCCGGCAACCCCAGCACGACCCCCgctgttgccatgccaacggTGTCTCCTGGCAACAGGGAAGAGCACAGGCACTGa